A genomic region of Bacteroidota bacterium contains the following coding sequences:
- a CDS encoding TolC family protein, which yields MAKKLLLILILLASNVYLTNAQEKKQSLDFYLQVGIANNPSLKDLQNQQKSLLYDSLLVRISRKPQISANGILLAAPVINGYGYDEAITNGNTFSAVVGFSQELLVKRTNKNQYENIHLQGSSVRNNSQLTRRELKREITTQFIAAWAAGVEVVYNDEILAMLKEQQNIVKQLAGQGLYNTTDYLSMQIEIQTQQINIRQRKLEYRQSLFELNRICGISDTTLYSLAEPTINPIPENPQQLPFFEQFRIDSLKTMNEIEMTRLKYIPKLSWCADAGLNNTDPSFIHNNFGLSAGLNFSMPLNSGKQKNIELSKLGLIEDSRKSYKDFFSKQYQMQVVQIREQINQCDSLMAMTEIQIGSYNELIAADRLLMNKGSISMIDFISVVRNFIEVRRNRSSLLTQRLLLLNELSYWLGN from the coding sequence ATGGCGAAAAAACTTTTGCTCATATTAATTCTTTTGGCAAGCAATGTTTACCTGACAAATGCTCAGGAAAAGAAACAATCGCTTGATTTCTATCTGCAGGTTGGAATCGCAAATAATCCGTCGCTAAAAGATTTACAAAACCAGCAAAAATCACTTTTGTATGACAGCCTGCTCGTCAGGATTTCGCGTAAGCCACAAATAAGCGCCAACGGAATTTTGCTTGCAGCGCCGGTAATCAATGGCTATGGCTATGATGAAGCAATAACTAACGGTAACACATTTTCTGCAGTCGTGGGATTTTCGCAGGAACTTCTTGTAAAAAGGACAAATAAGAACCAATACGAAAACATACATTTACAGGGCAGTTCAGTCCGGAATAATTCCCAACTCACACGCCGGGAACTGAAAAGAGAAATTACCACGCAATTTATTGCGGCCTGGGCGGCAGGTGTGGAAGTTGTATATAATGATGAAATTCTTGCAATGCTGAAGGAACAGCAAAATATTGTGAAACAGCTTGCAGGACAAGGCTTGTATAATACGACCGATTATCTGTCAATGCAAATAGAGATACAAACCCAGCAGATAAATATAAGGCAGCGGAAACTGGAATACCGACAGAGCCTTTTTGAGCTGAATCGTATTTGCGGGATTTCAGATACAACGCTGTATTCGTTGGCAGAGCCGACCATAAATCCTATTCCGGAAAATCCTCAGCAATTGCCGTTTTTTGAACAGTTTCGGATTGACAGCCTGAAAACCATGAATGAAATCGAGATGACGCGGCTGAAATACATCCCAAAACTCAGCTGGTGTGCCGATGCCGGACTCAATAATACGGATCCTTCATTTATACATAATAATTTTGGGTTGAGTGCAGGATTGAATTTTTCGATGCCACTGAATTCAGGAAAACAAAAAAATATTGAATTGTCGAAGTTGGGTCTTATTGAAGACAGCCGTAAGTCTTACAAAGATTTTTTCAGCAAACAATACCAAATGCAGGTGGTTCAGATTCGCGAACAAATAAATCAGTGTGATTCGCTTATGGCAATGACGGAAATTCAGATTGGGTCTTACAATGAGCTGATAGCAGCCGATCGGTTACTGATGAATAAAGGCAGCATTTCGATGATTGATTTTATTTCGGTTGTTCGCAATTTTATTGAAGTAAGACGAAACAGGTCGTCTTTATTGACTCAGCGATTGCTGTTATTGAATGAACTGAGTTATTGGCTGGGCAATTGA
- a CDS encoding efflux RND transporter permease subunit, with amino-acid sequence MKDGKGFSDYKVPVMVIMLLIIAGGIFVYQQIQTSLFPEITFPKIKIIADCGLQPADKMMITVTKPLENAIKQVPNLKTVRSITSRGSCEISAFFNWNSDINLCQQLMESRIAEIKNDLPDGTQLTVEQMNPSILLIMGFKLESNSKDSIALNLIANNIIKPYLSQVNGVSAVRILGGKNKEYYVTLDQNKMSSFSITPQMVQDAIGRANFISSNGFVSDYHRMYLALTDAVFDNKEDIENCVLRSDGNSIIKVKDIASVSVGVRPEYVKINADGKESLLIGIVKQPNANLLKVSEDLENKVTELKTILPKGVVIQPYYIQADFVKGAMRSVTDSLWIGLLLALFVVFLYLRSVKAGLTILFTIPVTLGLTLIVLYACGYTINIMTLGAIAASIGLIIDDAIVLVEQFHRTRELHPAEKSSWLVSASVKQLFPSMLGSSISTIVIFIPFFLMSGVAGAYFKVLTTTMIITLVCSFFVTWIGLRYFYLFLYRDKVKITESLPVVIQPKKWISYFSRNPVWSFIFIVLLMTSSVLIFSKLEKGFLPEMDEGSIVLDYVSPPGTSLEETDRMLKDVEKIIATIPEVESYSRRTGTQMGFFITEPNTGDYLIQLKTKRNRTTDEVTSELRQRIEETQPALRVDFGQVIGDMLGDLMASVQPVEIKIFGDDHEKLKEIAGHVAAVVEATTGTADVFDGITVVGPAVNVQPDQSKLALYQISPADFQNQVKLQLEGLECGSIPEKEQLTAIRLLYPGTFKMPISKLSEQKIFLPTGKLLPMSSVADIHIDEGDAEIERENLQTMVAVTGRLENRDLGGVMKDIQTGVRHEVNTPKGYHIDYGGAYAEQQQSFKELLLILFLASSLVFLLILILFKDLKASLLILFISVIGAGGSVLALFLTGTPLNVGSYTGLIMIVGIVGENAIFTFRQFTICRQEMDIKTAINTAVSLRLRPNLMTAFGAIIALMPLALGIGTGSQLHQPLATAVIGGFLAAIPLLTVVLPSLMVLFYWEEK; translated from the coding sequence ATGAAAGACGGGAAAGGATTTTCGGATTATAAGGTCCCCGTGATGGTCATCATGCTGCTTATCATAGCTGGAGGCATCTTTGTTTATCAGCAAATACAAACGTCTCTTTTTCCTGAAATTACCTTTCCGAAAATTAAAATCATTGCCGATTGCGGATTACAACCGGCCGACAAAATGATGATTACCGTTACCAAACCACTTGAGAATGCAATAAAACAAGTTCCGAACCTAAAAACCGTGCGAAGCATTACTAGCCGCGGTAGTTGCGAAATATCCGCCTTCTTCAACTGGAACTCCGACATCAATCTCTGCCAACAGCTGATGGAGTCCAGAATTGCAGAGATTAAAAATGACCTGCCTGATGGCACACAACTTACCGTTGAGCAGATGAATCCCTCTATTCTGCTCATCATGGGATTCAAGTTGGAAAGTAATTCAAAAGACTCGATAGCGCTTAATCTTATTGCAAACAATATCATCAAGCCGTATCTTTCACAGGTGAATGGTGTTTCGGCAGTTCGCATTCTCGGCGGAAAGAACAAAGAATATTATGTAACGCTCGATCAGAATAAAATGAGCTCCTTTTCTATCACTCCGCAAATGGTGCAGGATGCAATAGGACGTGCGAATTTTATATCTTCTAATGGCTTTGTGAGTGATTATCACCGAATGTACCTCGCACTTACCGATGCCGTTTTTGATAATAAAGAAGATATTGAAAATTGCGTACTGCGAAGCGATGGTAATAGTATTATCAAAGTAAAAGATATTGCAAGTGTGAGTGTTGGAGTCAGACCTGAATATGTAAAAATCAATGCTGACGGGAAGGAATCTCTGCTGATAGGAATTGTAAAACAACCCAACGCCAACCTGCTTAAAGTATCAGAAGATCTGGAAAATAAAGTGACTGAGCTGAAGACCATCCTGCCGAAGGGTGTCGTAATACAACCATATTATATACAGGCTGATTTTGTAAAAGGGGCCATGCGGAGTGTTACGGATAGCCTGTGGATAGGACTTTTACTTGCATTATTTGTCGTATTTCTATACCTGCGTTCGGTGAAGGCGGGTCTGACCATTTTGTTTACGATTCCGGTAACACTTGGATTGACGTTAATAGTTCTGTACGCCTGTGGCTACACAATAAACATCATGACACTGGGCGCTATTGCCGCCTCTATCGGACTAATCATTGATGATGCTATTGTGCTTGTTGAACAATTTCATCGTACGCGTGAACTGCATCCTGCAGAAAAAAGCAGTTGGCTGGTGTCAGCATCTGTCAAACAATTATTCCCGTCAATGCTTGGTTCGTCTATCAGTACCATCGTAATTTTTATTCCTTTCTTTTTGATGAGTGGCGTGGCAGGCGCTTATTTCAAGGTGCTTACAACTACAATGATTATCACCTTGGTTTGTTCCTTTTTTGTTACTTGGATTGGTCTGAGGTATTTTTATCTTTTCCTTTATCGTGATAAGGTAAAAATAACCGAATCGTTACCCGTAGTAATACAACCGAAAAAATGGATATCCTATTTTTCGCGCAATCCGGTGTGGAGTTTCATTTTTATTGTGCTGTTAATGACATCCTCTGTGCTGATATTTTCGAAGCTTGAAAAAGGTTTTCTTCCCGAAATGGATGAAGGCTCCATCGTGCTGGATTATGTTTCACCACCGGGAACATCGCTGGAAGAAACCGACCGTATGCTGAAGGATGTTGAAAAGATTATTGCCACCATTCCGGAGGTGGAAAGTTATTCCCGTCGCACGGGGACACAGATGGGCTTTTTTATTACGGAACCCAATACCGGTGATTATCTGATTCAATTGAAAACCAAGCGAAACCGTACTACAGATGAAGTTACAAGCGAACTTCGCCAACGCATAGAAGAAACTCAGCCTGCTTTACGAGTGGATTTTGGTCAGGTGATAGGCGATATGCTTGGCGATCTGATGGCTTCAGTACAACCTGTCGAAATTAAAATATTCGGTGATGATCATGAAAAATTAAAAGAAATTGCCGGCCATGTAGCAGCGGTTGTTGAAGCAACAACCGGCACAGCCGATGTATTCGACGGGATAACTGTTGTTGGCCCGGCTGTTAATGTACAACCCGATCAGTCAAAACTGGCGCTATACCAGATTTCGCCTGCCGATTTTCAGAATCAGGTGAAACTACAGCTCGAAGGTTTGGAATGTGGCAGCATTCCGGAAAAAGAACAGCTTACTGCCATCCGGCTCCTGTACCCCGGAACATTTAAAATGCCCATCAGCAAGCTGTCAGAACAAAAAATATTTCTTCCAACAGGAAAACTTTTACCAATGTCGTCTGTGGCTGATATTCATATAGACGAAGGTGATGCTGAGATAGAGCGCGAAAATCTTCAGACAATGGTAGCTGTTACCGGGCGTCTTGAAAATCGTGACCTGGGTGGTGTAATGAAAGATATTCAAACCGGGGTAAGGCATGAGGTTAATACACCAAAAGGTTATCACATTGATTATGGTGGTGCCTATGCTGAACAACAGCAATCATTCAAGGAATTGCTGCTAATCCTTTTTCTTGCAAGTTCATTGGTTTTTTTGCTTATTCTGATTCTTTTCAAGGACCTAAAAGCATCGCTGCTCATCTTGTTTATTTCTGTAATTGGCGCCGGAGGCAGTGTGCTGGCACTTTTCCTGACAGGCACACCGCTCAACGTCGGCAGTTATACCGGACTGATTATGATTGTGGGCATTGTTGGCGAAAATGCTATTTTTACGTTCAGGCAATTTACGATATGCCGGCAGGAAATGGATATAAAAACAGCTATTAATACGGCTGTTTCTCTGCGTCTACGCCCGAATCTGATGACCGCCTTCGGAGCTATTATTGCCTTAATGCCGCTGGCTCTGGGCATCGGAACAGGTTCCCAGTTACATCAACCACTTGCAACGGCTGTTATCGGCGGTTTTCTCGCTGCTATTCCGCTGCTAACGGTTGTCTTACCGTCATTAATGGTGCTGTTTTACTGGGAAGAAAAATAA
- a CDS encoding T9SS type A sorting domain-containing protein, with the protein MKKRIYLFSMALFVLAFCNINMLFGQVQRETSPPVVPLKWGGDVIVHNDPTFNQQNAKLAVAFNGWLYSVFSSQNGTSCGVTIMRSKDNGANWSLISNNIYANSLYKAVDAIVCGTDTNNLRLFVGGILYTGTNYVVWVDRYNATTGIQIDEPYGYSSPSIIYDLALASDYLLPSSYVNSLSQPFGVGLVYTKRGGSQDSVMFVGSGDAGATFNSPNVVYSTSYWLGKVDMSYGANSSWFLGRFYVAFEQFTSLSDSVGAIFTAYAPFDNPSTFVGLVRLDTVGNYPSVIGKCRRPSIACQQSSNLNDSTGLTSVVVFERQYTPTDCDVLGCATKSSPNDNHWGSILPLNGSDNEVMGNISFDPGYNNFLLTYYNSTTGYLPFMVKNFNLPNPSTWGVLMSHYNDNTSDLTKPFPRVEINPVALQCAFTWTANPTANGVTMFDAEYSLIVGIKELEEQGFSVSQFAPNPAVNTANLDISLNENSKVTAILFDQLGRQVILANDSEMGSGNQRLSIDVSELPAGMYYCMLIINGQKLTRKLTKF; encoded by the coding sequence ATGAAGAAAAGAATTTACCTTTTCAGCATGGCATTGTTTGTACTTGCTTTTTGCAATATAAATATGCTCTTCGGGCAGGTACAAAGAGAAACCTCGCCTCCCGTTGTCCCGCTAAAGTGGGGCGGCGATGTGATTGTTCACAATGATCCAACGTTTAATCAGCAAAATGCTAAGCTGGCAGTTGCCTTCAATGGTTGGCTATATTCAGTTTTTTCAAGCCAAAATGGTACTAGTTGCGGAGTTACAATAATGAGATCAAAGGACAATGGCGCTAATTGGAGTTTAATCAGTAATAATATTTATGCTAACTCATTGTATAAGGCAGTTGATGCAATAGTTTGCGGCACAGACACGAATAATCTGAGATTATTTGTAGGCGGCATCTTATACACTGGAACAAATTATGTGGTTTGGGTTGATAGATATAATGCTACTACAGGTATCCAAATTGACGAACCTTACGGCTATTCCTCTCCCAGTATAATTTATGATCTGGCTCTCGCATCCGATTACCTTTTACCTTCAAGTTATGTAAATAGTTTGTCACAGCCATTCGGTGTTGGACTTGTCTACACGAAGCGAGGCGGTAGTCAGGATTCTGTGATGTTTGTCGGTTCAGGCGACGCCGGGGCGACTTTCAATTCGCCCAACGTTGTTTACTCGACATCCTACTGGTTAGGGAAAGTTGACATGAGCTACGGCGCAAATTCGTCTTGGTTTTTGGGAAGATTTTATGTGGCATTTGAACAATTTACTTCTCTTTCAGACTCTGTTGGCGCAATATTTACGGCATACGCGCCATTTGATAATCCGAGTACATTTGTGGGGCTTGTCAGGCTCGATACAGTAGGAAACTATCCCTCTGTAATTGGCAAGTGCCGCCGACCAAGCATTGCCTGCCAACAGTCTTCAAATTTAAATGATTCAACCGGTTTAACTTCGGTTGTTGTGTTTGAAAGGCAATACACACCTACAGACTGCGATGTTCTGGGATGTGCTACAAAATCATCGCCGAATGATAATCACTGGGGTTCAATTCTCCCATTGAACGGATCAGATAATGAAGTGATGGGGAATATTAGCTTTGATCCGGGATACAACAACTTCCTGCTTACCTATTATAATTCAACAACCGGGTATCTGCCTTTTATGGTTAAGAATTTTAACCTTCCGAACCCGAGCACCTGGGGAGTCCTGATGTCGCATTATAACGATAATACATCTGACCTTACAAAACCATTTCCACGCGTTGAAATTAATCCTGTTGCTCTTCAGTGTGCTTTTACCTGGACAGCAAATCCCACTGCAAATGGCGTAACAATGTTTGATGCCGAATACTCCCTAATAGTAGGTATCAAAGAATTGGAAGAACAGGGTTTTTCAGTGTCACAGTTTGCACCTAATCCTGCGGTGAACACTGCGAACCTCGATATCAGCCTAAACGAAAATTCAAAAGTTACAGCAATTTTATTCGATCAGCTTGGCCGTCAGGTAATCCTGGCGAATGATTCCGAAATGGGCAGCGGTAACCAGCGGTTGAGTATTGATGTGAGTGAGCTTCCTGCCGGTATGTATTATTGCATGTTGATTATCAATGGACAAAAATTGACTCGCAAACTGACAAAATTTTAA
- a CDS encoding efflux RND transporter periplasmic adaptor subunit, translating into MMNKLRAYFLVLALFGMIASCNSPVDNAADSTTVSITPVTVANVNKQTLEETVDFNATSSFLDKSSVRSPINGYIKQVLVNLGSTVKKGDIMFYVQTKEGLALEGKQRDSTGNFNGIIKVCAPAYGQITGSNIQQGDYVQEGQELSTISSLSSLVFILEVPYNQHACVTSGKHCSITLPDGKVITATVGAKLSTIEPLAQTEKFILNPDGTLNLPENLVAVVHFTKNQKPNAVTVPKEAVLCDEAQTNWWVMKLISDSLAVKIPVSKGIETDKSVEIIAPLFTPDDRIVVTGSYGLPDTAKIHIIK; encoded by the coding sequence ATGATGAATAAGCTTCGGGCGTATTTTTTGGTTCTCGCTCTCTTTGGGATGATTGCGTCATGCAATTCACCTGTTGACAATGCCGCTGATAGTACAACAGTATCCATCACTCCTGTAACTGTCGCCAATGTCAATAAGCAAACCCTTGAAGAAACCGTTGACTTCAATGCAACATCTTCTTTCCTTGACAAAAGCAGTGTAAGGTCACCTATAAACGGATATATAAAGCAAGTGCTGGTGAACCTCGGCAGTACCGTGAAAAAAGGCGATATCATGTTCTATGTTCAGACCAAAGAAGGTTTGGCACTTGAAGGAAAACAGCGCGACAGTACCGGCAATTTTAACGGAATTATTAAAGTCTGTGCGCCTGCTTACGGACAGATTACCGGTTCAAATATTCAGCAGGGCGATTATGTGCAGGAAGGGCAGGAGCTGTCTACAATATCTTCGTTGAGCAGCCTGGTCTTTATCCTTGAGGTTCCTTATAATCAGCATGCCTGCGTTACTTCGGGAAAACATTGTAGTATTACATTGCCTGACGGTAAAGTGATTACAGCCACCGTTGGGGCAAAGCTTTCAACAATTGAACCGCTTGCGCAGACAGAAAAATTCATCCTTAATCCTGACGGTACGTTAAACCTGCCGGAAAACCTTGTTGCGGTCGTTCATTTCACAAAGAACCAGAAACCCAACGCAGTCACGGTGCCTAAAGAAGCTGTATTATGTGATGAAGCACAAACTAATTGGTGGGTGATGAAACTTATCTCCGACAGCCTTGCTGTAAAAATTCCTGTATCGAAAGGCATTGAAACAGACAAAAGTGTTGAAATAATTGCTCCTCTTTTCACTCCCGATGATCGGATCGTTGTGACCGGAAGCTATGGATTGCCGGATACCGCAAAAATACACATCATAAAATGA
- a CDS encoding acyloxyacyl hydrolase, translating into MKKILTLLFLFDSLFCFSQNDSVPVSRTQDRQHFSVQLTYQHGYVFGTNAFLKGKNIESQKIKAFQTVSVKFSKQTVGKKLWEQLYQYPNWGFGAYLADFYHPRDVGYPIAVYGFLNSPFKRWRTSAFNFEIGFGATFNWKCFNPLTNQYNTAIGAGQSFLIDAGLNFEQRLLKKLAVSIGFSVTHFSNGALKKPNFGINTIAPRVGIKYNFFEAPAFIKQAVPHYHANNEWLLSVFGGAKNVVYDSVSTGILEKYEGVFFPVFGLSALYNRQISYKSKFGLGMTFSYDGSVNAQVAVDNNEIKKVKGPLGDNLQLSIYPSYELVAGRVSIILQPAFYLYRKKMMNQSPVFHQRIGLKYHLTNHIFVGITLRDYHFHVSDFVEWSVGYRIR; encoded by the coding sequence GTGAAAAAAATTCTCACACTATTATTTCTTTTCGATTCTCTTTTTTGTTTTTCTCAAAATGATTCCGTCCCGGTCAGCCGGACACAGGACCGGCAGCATTTTTCAGTTCAGCTGACATATCAGCATGGTTATGTGTTTGGCACAAACGCCTTTTTAAAAGGTAAGAATATTGAATCCCAAAAAATCAAAGCTTTTCAGACCGTCTCAGTAAAATTCAGTAAACAAACTGTCGGAAAAAAGTTGTGGGAGCAATTGTATCAATATCCGAACTGGGGATTTGGAGCCTATTTGGCCGATTTTTATCATCCGCGAGACGTCGGTTACCCTATTGCTGTTTATGGCTTTTTAAATTCACCTTTTAAAAGGTGGAGAACTTCAGCGTTTAATTTTGAAATCGGATTTGGAGCTACATTTAATTGGAAGTGTTTTAACCCGCTGACGAATCAATATAATACTGCCATTGGAGCTGGACAATCTTTTTTAATTGATGCCGGGCTGAATTTTGAGCAGCGCCTGCTGAAAAAATTGGCTGTTTCAATTGGTTTCAGCGTTACCCATTTTTCAAACGGTGCGCTGAAGAAACCAAATTTCGGCATAAATACGATAGCCCCCAGAGTTGGTATTAAATATAACTTTTTTGAAGCTCCGGCGTTTATAAAGCAGGCAGTACCTCACTACCATGCAAATAACGAATGGCTGTTATCTGTTTTCGGAGGAGCCAAGAATGTAGTTTATGATTCTGTAAGCACTGGAATTCTTGAAAAGTATGAAGGCGTTTTCTTTCCTGTTTTCGGATTATCGGCATTATATAACCGCCAGATTAGTTACAAATCAAAATTCGGTCTGGGTATGACCTTTTCATACGATGGTTCTGTGAATGCTCAGGTGGCAGTTGATAATAATGAGATAAAAAAAGTTAAGGGTCCTCTGGGCGATAACCTTCAGCTCAGTATTTACCCATCCTATGAATTGGTGGCCGGTCGGGTGTCAATTATTCTGCAGCCGGCATTTTATCTTTACAGAAAAAAAATGATGAATCAATCTCCTGTTTTCCATCAACGAATTGGACTGAAATACCATCTTACCAATCATATTTTTGTCGGGATAACACTGCGTGATTATCATTTTCATGTTTCCGATTTTGTAGAATGGTCTGTTGGGTACAGAATCAGATAA
- a CDS encoding WG repeat-containing protein, which yields MRVFSTTDGDTAIACQYNKAGNFSGGLAAVRKAGKALYIDTKGQNAFGITFITGRDFIDGYAIASDRYGTGVINNSGLWVIPPKFDRVTVLDPAEGIVVVARKNRYGLMSLSGEKLTPLKYEALRKPCDGLMAARSHNSWGFISTMGNVEIPFRYYDVRNFSCNRAVVNERGHWGAIDRNNHRVIEFKYGAVSSFSEGICFAGVERGLNIMIDTDGVIISEKNRFRMLKDFSEGKSVIVDDYHDSGFIGRDGKLLFGRRFSGACSFSGSTAVVKEGSEWGIIDDNGAWIVPPSYDSIHDFVEGRAVVGVLKHEGLADSRGNICIQPEFQSVEMAPYGIIRVRQNGAMGYVDLAGREIWKPTK from the coding sequence TTGCGCGTATTCTCCACTACCGACGGCGACACTGCAATTGCATGTCAGTATAACAAGGCCGGCAATTTTTCCGGTGGTCTGGCTGCCGTCAGAAAAGCCGGAAAGGCGCTATATATTGATACAAAAGGGCAGAATGCATTCGGTATCACTTTCATCACAGGGCGCGATTTTATCGATGGTTATGCCATTGCTTCCGACCGATACGGTACCGGTGTGATAAACAATTCCGGCCTATGGGTAATCCCTCCGAAGTTCGACCGTGTAACTGTTCTCGATCCTGCTGAGGGCATTGTCGTGGTTGCCCGTAAAAATAGGTACGGCCTTATGTCATTGTCGGGCGAAAAGCTTACACCTCTGAAATATGAAGCTTTGCGGAAGCCATGTGACGGATTAATGGCAGCACGTTCGCACAATTCATGGGGATTTATAAGTACAATGGGGAACGTGGAAATACCGTTCAGGTATTATGATGTCCGTAATTTTTCGTGCAACCGGGCTGTTGTGAATGAACGCGGTCACTGGGGTGCCATCGACCGTAATAATCATAGGGTAATTGAATTTAAGTATGGTGCTGTAAGCTCTTTCAGTGAAGGCATTTGTTTTGCCGGTGTGGAGCGTGGGCTAAATATTATGATTGATACTGATGGCGTAATAATTTCAGAAAAAAACCGGTTCAGGATGCTGAAGGATTTTTCTGAAGGCAAATCGGTTATTGTTGATGATTATCATGATTCGGGATTCATTGGCCGCGACGGGAAGTTATTATTTGGACGGAGGTTCAGCGGTGCCTGCTCTTTTTCGGGTTCAACTGCCGTTGTGAAAGAGGGTAGCGAGTGGGGTATTATTGATGATAATGGCGCATGGATTGTGCCGCCTTCCTATGATTCCATACATGATTTTGTTGAAGGCAGAGCCGTTGTGGGCGTACTTAAACATGAAGGATTGGCCGATTCGCGCGGAAATATCTGCATTCAGCCCGAATTTCAAAGTGTTGAAATGGCACCTTACGGAATTATAAGGGTTCGGCAGAATGGCGCTATGGGCTATGTCGACCTGGCAGGAAGGGAAATCTGGAAGCCTACAAAATAA
- a CDS encoding CAP domain-containing protein, producing MKSRNLLLLLALWPFLLTAQRSYDPVKYKPASVCMSSDEKELYDLVMKYRKEKGLPSIPVSRSLTYVAQLHVWDLATNSPETATCNMHSWSAKGPWKQVCYTDDHKKAELMWSKPKELTKYTGNGYEIACMSSNMSPSEALNCWHGSPAHNNVILNIGIWSQKWNAVGIGMMDNYAVIWFGNDPDSENAPLVCP from the coding sequence ATGAAATCCCGAAACCTGCTCCTGTTACTGGCCCTCTGGCCATTTCTTCTTACGGCACAGCGCTCCTACGATCCGGTAAAATACAAGCCGGCCTCCGTCTGCATGAGTTCCGACGAAAAAGAACTCTACGACCTGGTCATGAAATATCGCAAGGAAAAAGGGCTCCCGTCTATACCCGTTTCGCGCTCACTGACCTACGTGGCCCAACTGCATGTCTGGGATCTTGCCACAAATTCGCCGGAGACGGCTACCTGCAACATGCACAGCTGGTCGGCAAAAGGACCGTGGAAACAGGTTTGTTATACCGATGACCATAAAAAAGCGGAACTTATGTGGAGCAAGCCAAAAGAATTGACAAAATATACAGGAAACGGTTATGAAATTGCGTGCATGTCTTCAAACATGAGCCCTTCCGAAGCGCTTAACTGCTGGCATGGCAGCCCTGCCCATAATAATGTCATCCTGAATATCGGTATCTGGTCGCAAAAATGGAATGCTGTAGGTATCGGTATGATGGACAACTACGCCGTGATATGGTTCGGAAATGACCCTGATTCGGAAAATGCCCCCCTTGTGTGTCCATAG